From the Xiphophorus hellerii strain 12219 chromosome 20, Xiphophorus_hellerii-4.1, whole genome shotgun sequence genome, the window TTGTTTAGTACCAAACAACAGTCTGttataaaacattcaaaactatAAAGATGTAAATTTCTGAATGGGCGAGATGACTCAGTTAACACTCAACTTTAACTGTAAACAGGTTgcaatatttacttaaattcattgaattttcattttctgttcccAGACACCCTGACTTGGAACAAACCTTCAGTAGGCGGTACGGCACCTCTTCCACGAAGTCTTCACTCTGCCACCACAATCACAAACAAGTATGAAGGCCACATCTGTTCTCCTTAAAACGTAGAACGTTACATTTTTGCTAATAGAACTGTCTCACGCCGGTTGGATTTTCTCACTTTGCAGGATGTACGTTTTTGGCGGATGGGTTCCATTGGTAATGGATGACGTCAAAGTGGCCACGCATGAGAAAGAATggaaatgcacaaacacactcGCTTGCCTAAATCTCGGTTTGTCTCCCTCCGTAAGATTTCCCATTGTAAAGAGATTGAGTAGAAGTTGTTTTAGTGCTGAAGGTGTTGTGTCTCTGCAGACTCCATGTGTTGGGAAACAGTGTTGATGGATACCCTGGAGGATAACATCCCCAGGGCCCGTGCTGGCCACTGTGCCGTGGCCATCAATTCCAGACTGTATGTCTGGAGCGGTCGTGACGGTTATCGGAAAGCGTGGAACAACCAAGTGTGCTGTAAAGACCTTTGGTACCTGGAAACAGGTGAGGATGTTGTAACAAATTATATTTGTGGCTTGCGTGGGAAGTCGGTAAACGTCTTACTATTGCTGTTCGTCCTGCAGAGCGACCCCACGCTCCCGCCAGGGTCCAGTTAGTCCGTGCCAACACAAACTCTCTGGAGGTGAGCTGGGGTGCAGTGTCCACCGCCGACACgtacctgctgcagctgcagaagtACGACATCCCCGCGACCCCGGCAGTAGCCTCGCCAGCCACGAGTGCAACGCCTTCGCAACCTGTCAACTCTCCAAAGAGCCCTGCACTGGCTGCTGCAGCACCCTCCGCGCAGAGTTTACAACAGACAGGTGACCAACGCTCACCTTGCAAAGTAAAGAAGCTCTGCTGGGTAACAAAAAATTAAGTCTCAACTCCATGCCTTCTGCTGGTTCACAGCTGTTTTAAAGGTTGCAGCTCAGCAGGCTGCCACAGGCGCATCTGTTGTCACAGTTCGCCCGAGCCAGCCAGGGAAATCCCCCGTCACCGTGACGTCCCTTCCTCCAGGTGTTCGAATGGTAGTGCCTACTCAAACCACCCAAGGATCGGTACGAGCCATTTCACACTCCAACTTCCTGATTTAAGTGTATTAACATCTTAAACCTTAATATATTTAGCATTATAAAAAACACTTCTGTTTTCAGCCAATTGGAAGCAGCCCTCAGATGAGTGGCATGGCAGCtttagctgctgcagctgcagccacaCAGAAGATCCCACCCTCTTCAGGAGGCACCGTTCTCAATGTTCCCGCCGGTGCCACCATCCTCAAAACAGTGGCTGTCTCCCCAGGCACCACCACAGTGAAAGTGGCTTCTCCTGTAATGGTAAACCTCTCAATAAATACCCTCGTTCAGGACATCAAAACAGCTTAGCTTTTGTTAATAATTATCTTAGTGCAAGTTTTGAAGTGATGTTCTCTTAAAAGAATATAAATAGGGAGTGTCTTTACCACACTGCACACAGTCACAAATCACATTGGACTTTTTACTATTTACTTATATTTAGTATGATGTGTGAATTTTCTCTATCACTTTTGAGTCTATTTGTCCTACTAATGTGCCTTGAAATTGACCCTCTGGAACATATAAAgttatttgaattgaattacctGCTGTAGATAATTGATTTAGTATAAATCCAGGTTAGTTGTACAACTTGTGCTACCTCAAAAACCCTCTGGTCTCAAAATGTCATAGCAATTTATGCAAACACTGTTTTATGAACCCTTTAAGCtattgttatattttcattggggctttttttttttttttacatataatgattgattattggttattttatACACCTGCGATGATATACCTGTGTGAAATGCATACTGGAGGAGCAGAACATGGAAAGTGTTTTGCTGTCAAGAAAATTGtctatgcttaaaaaaaaagaggaataattttatttcacattgtcTTTTTTATCAGATGACTGATCACTGAAAACATGTTCCATTCTCAGTATGTTTGACTCTGGAAGATCATTAGATGTGCACCACTTCCTGCCtctattttttgtgtaaataagtAAATGGTACATTTACAAGGAAACAAGAGTTCCCTCATATTGTTCTAACtgctaaatgtaaacaatttgaAGGTTCATAAAGTACTATTTGCATAAACTGCTGTACTTTTTTATACCAAATCAAAAACTCACCTTTTTCTTGGCCTTTTCTGgactagctgttagctttaAGCTCTCTTCAAAAGTCCCTATCGCTTAAAggtaattttgttttcacaggtCAGTAACCCAGCCACCCGCATGCTGAAGACGGCCGCGGCCCAGGTGGGCACGGCAACCGCGTCCTCTCCCACCACCACCAGACCGATCATCACTGTGCACAAGTCCGGGGCTGTCACAGTGGCTCAGCAGGCCCAGGTGGTCACCACTGTGGTGGGAGGAGTCACCAAGACCATCACCCTGGTCAAGAGTCCTCTCACCATGGGCAGCAGCGGTACTTTGGTAAGAAACTGTGTATTTTACCACATTATCTCCTGCGATTTAAATCTGCAAAGCACCGTATGGTGCTTTCTCTTGCATGCTGTAAATTGCCTTCTTCCACAAATTTCACTGTGACAATGTGAAATTTGTCATGGGGGGGGACTGTTGGACAGCTGGACTAAGAAAACAGGGAGTGCAATGTTATTCGTTTGCATGACTGTCAGTTTAAAGCAGCAAGTCAGAGCCACGAGTTCAGTAGACCGCCTTGCCCCTGACCTCCCTGTGCTCTCCGATGCTTTCTAGTGACTCGTGAACTTGAATCTCTCTCCTATGTTGGCAGATCTCCAACCTTGGCAAGATGATGTCTGTGGTGCAAACCAAGCCAGTGCAGACATCAGCTGTCACAGGCCAGGCTTCCACTAACCCTCTCACACAGATCATACAGGTCAGCTATCTGCATGAGTGCAGAAaacaaacgaacaaaaaaaagagaaaaagaaacaactagAAATAGCTTAAAACTGCTGAGTTAGACACCTAGTCTTCTTCTGTAAGCAGTCGTTGAACATGTGCTATCCTCTCAGACAAAGGGTCCCCTCCCAGCCGGTACCATCCTGAAACTGGTGACTTCTGCAGACGGCAAGCCCACAACAATCATCACAACGTCCCAGGCCGGAGTCACAGGAAACAAGCCCACGATCCTCAACATAAGTGGCGTCTCACCTACTACTACCAAGCAGGGAACCACCATCATTAAAACCATCCCCATGTCGGCCATCATGACCCAGCCTGGAGCCACAGGTTTGAACTCATCTGATTGATTTTACTATCTACAGTAAACTAGTAGCCGGGCGGTGGGAAGAATGTTTATACGGCTGGATGATATGGCTGAATAACATATCGCGATCTAAGTGttcatatcagttgatattGATAGTTATtgattggtttttattttaaatacctgtaatactgccaaactggcgAGATGACATTTCCTGCTTTATCCCCATTTTCACTTTACAAGAAGTTATGAGGGATGTTTACATGTTTACTCAACAGGTTGCTGCTACGTGACCAAAGAGTGAGTTAGATAGTTGATGTCACCCATGTTGCTTAACTTGCTGTGAGAGGTTGACCTGCTAAAGTCTTTCCTgagcctacatcccccagaatgctgagTGGTTCtagatcagagttcagtgaatattctatatattgaatATCCTATCAGTGGTAGTTTCTATTGATACTGATTATGTTTCTGTTGCAATAACTATATATATtgtcattgatttattgtccagccctcgACCTTGAGTGTATCTTAAGCTATAGGAAATGCTATTTGGTGGTATAAATCACTGTCTAAAGCTCAAACTTGTCTTATCTATGCAGGCGTGACGAGCAGTGCAGGCATGAAAACACCAATAACGATCCTTACCACCAAGGTAATGACCACTGGAACGCCTGGTAAAATTATTACTGCTGTGCCCAAACTGTCCACTGCAGCTGGACAGCAGGGACTGACGCAGGTAAGCTGGCTTTTCTCAACTGCTTTTTGTCTCTAttgagggtttttttaaacagaatttttttcaaagatgagatcaaatttttctttttgtaggtGGTATTAAAGGGCGCTCCAGGACAGCCGGGCACTATTTTGCGTACCTTGCCCATGAGCACAGTAGGCGGTGTTCGTCTCGTTACGCCAGTGACGGTCTCCTCTGTTAAGCCCACGGTTACTACGCTGGTTGTCAAAGGAACTACTGGTAAGGATACCCGTGTCTTTTGTAACCACTGAGTTGTTGTTGGGTTACAAAAGAATTTTTAACGAgatatttttatggttttatgcTTGGTTTTCCCCCAGTGTTTTATAAGCctggccaccaggctttacttgtgcccccaacAGGCTaagcatttcttatttatttatagtatttttaaaatgtttgcattttttaagactttatagttcaggtattaatctttcaataacacataactatcaagtgatattttcaaatttcctgtcaactttaaacattttttaactcaaaaacacgacgggctgctggatgaatgcCCTGCCCGTcacccaaccaccaggcttagcaagttttctggggaaaccTTGGATAGTGATGATGCTGTGCAGATttgcagcttgttttaactgAGGAAGAGAATCTACGAAGATAGGGTGGATGTTTTTTCCAGTGCTGAAATggcaatatatataaaaataatattggtaaatatcgGCCCATCGATATCGGCGCAAAGTTTCATATCAGTGCATCCCCATTTTAAAGGATCCTCTGAACTTCCCTTTAATCTCTCCATCTGTGCTTCCTGTAGGAGTCACCACTCTTGGGACCGTCACTGGGACGGTGTCCACAAGCTTGGCAGGAGCCACGGCTGACAGCTCCAGTGCCTCCCTGGTGACGCCGATCACCACGCTGGCGAACATCGCTACACTGTCCAGCCAGGTGATCAACACAGGCGCCATCACGGTCTCGGCTGCTCAGACCAGTCTGACTTCTACTTCGACTCTGCCCTCCTCTACAATGACAGTGCAGGTGAGACTCCTGTGTCCCACGTTTCTAATAGCTTTTTAAAACTTACAATGAAAAGTACTCTAGCAGCAAAGTTTGAGCCGGAAATGATGCAATACTTGTATGTAATGATGATACTGGTTTTGCCTCAGAACCAGCCCACCCAGGTTACCCTGATCACAACCCCCAGTGGTGTTGAAGCCCAGCCAGTCCAGGATCTTCCTGTGTCCATTCTGGCTTCTCCGACCTCTGAACAGCCCAGCTCCACTGAGGCAGGAGCAACTGGAGACGGTTCTGGTACAGTCACCCTGGTCTGCTCCAACCCGCCCTGCGAGACCCACGATACAGGAACTACCAACACTGCCACCACTTCCTCCGCTACAATCGGAGCCGGACAGGTCTGCTCCAACCCGCCCTGCGAGACCCACGAGACAGGAACCACCAACACGGCAACGACTTCCTCTGCTACAATCGGAGCCGGACAGGTCTGCTCCAACCCACCCTGCGAGACCCACGAGACTGGAACCACCAACACGGCCACGACGGCGTCTTCGAACATGTCCACATTACGCATGTGCTCCAACCCGCCCTGCGAGACCCATGAAACGGGGACGACAAACACGGCCACAACAGCGACCTCCAACATGGGAGGGACCCAACAGGTGTGTTCAAATCCCCCCTGCGAGACCCACGTGACGGGCACCACCAACACAGCAACACAAGCTTCCTCCAGCATGAACGCCGGCGAGACGGGCACCGTGCAGAGCTCTCAATCAAATCCACCCAGCGAAACTCACGAATCAGGGACCAGCGACAGTCCGTCCGCATCCACCTCCAGCGTAGGGGAGGACCAGAGCAGCACAGCAACGGGCCAGATCCAGAGGGTCTGCTCCAACCCGCCGTATGAAACGCATGAGACTGGGACCACCAACACCGCCACTACTGCTACCTGCAACATGGAGACCGGTGAAGGCACAGGTATGTCAAAGCCAGCATTAAGTAAACAGAGAAACTAAATGTGctgggttttgttttgatttttaccGAAATAGAAactgttgtatttatatttgatttgcTATATTATATGTTGAATTGACCATTTTTCCCATCAGGGTTCTGTTTTTGACTTGTTGACTAAATACCAAGGTGTCCACTCATCCTTAATAAGACTCAAATCCATGTATCTAAAAataaggttttaaaatgtcttaaatccattttaatatggaaattaaaatggaCCTATGTTCTGTGCTTTGGGTCAGGGATGGCTGAAtgttatgaatgaaataaagttgataaaatgtgttttaaagtagatctttaaaaagcctgatctgACCTGCCACTGTGACTGTTCTGACTATTGTTAGCCACATATTTTGCAGACGTGACCTGGTGGGTCTGTCGGCCGTCTCTCACAGTGGcctattttcaattttaaatatattctcTTTCAATGCTTCTTCAAACACAACAGTTGCTGATTTTTGAAACATTGCCGGTCTAAATTATTCCAGATGCCTTTAAAGAGCTTTTCACCAACTTCACAAAATCAAAAGCCACTTTCGGCTTCTGCATTTTAGCAGTGAAGTGAGAATATTTTATACTAAAATGTTTAGAGTGTTGGAAAAAcctaagggaaaaaaaacttaaaattttaatttaaaaagtgtgaaattCTGAAAGTTAAAATGTTGGAACCCTGTGTTATGTGTAGGGCTGATCCTGTTCATCGAACAGTAACTAGAATAGATGTTTGAAGGAAGAAAGTCAGTCTTATCAGATGAGTTTTAATGAAGCTACTTTGTGAATAGGGAGGTTTCTGTAGCCAATAATCTTCCAGCTATTTGCCTGTAACCTCCTGACTGCAGTAACTCGTTTGACCTTCTCATTAGCAGAGTAGCTCTGTGATGCTTTATTTGCCCCTGGCAAAACTCCTTGATGTTTGTAGATACTAAATACAAGCACATGCTGCCTGCTAACTTAGCCTTTCAGATCAGAGCATTAACGAGCTTTGTGGAAACTCGTAAACTGTcccacatttattttcactcttcACACAGCAAATTCACTGTGTCCCCCACATCTTCTGATTTAAACACAATTGATGGTTGAGTTGCAtaagtaaaatgttgtttttcactcTTTTCAGCCGCCCAGCAGACAGAGGAAGGAGCAGAAGGAACAAGCACCACAGAGGAAGCTGCTACCACTGCAGCTACTAGCGTAGCTACAACCACCCAAGGCAGAGCCATCACCACGGTCACTCAGTCCACACCGGCCCCTGGGCCCTCAGTACCGGTAAGGAAACGACGCGCTTCTCTAAATTAGCAGCTTATTTTAACAGTCTGTTGTATGACATCTGCAATTGTGTGTTTAAAAACTGCAGGCCTGagtgttaaaacaaaactactacTTTTGTTTCCCTCCAGTCAATTTCCTCAATCACAGAAGGAGTAAGCACTGCAGCCAGCAGCACGGAGGAGCCGATGCAGACTGAAGAACCTGCATCAGCAGAAGCTGCACCTGCTGAGGAGCCTGCTGCAGCCATGGAGACACAAGCAGAAGTAAGTAAAGCACATTATACGCACAGTCAGCAGCAGCATGGCTAAATTTATCATCAcagctaatttatttatttattttatgaatttgtTCTTTCAGGGAGAAGCAGCAACTGCAACGGCCTTGAACCTGCCCTCGGAGCTGATGTCTGAGGCCCAGGGGACCACGCTGATGGTGACGGGGCTGTCGGACGAAGAGCTGGCCGTGACCGCCGCCGCCGAGGCTGCTGCCCAGGCTGCAGCCACAGAGGAGGCCCAGGCCCTCGCCATCCAGGCTGTCCTGCAGGCAGCGCAGCAAGCCGTAATGAGTGAGTACACGCCGTCCCCTCAACGGCCACGTTAGGTATGTAGGGATCACAGACTGCATCGTAATTATTAATAGCTTAATGCACACCAGGGTATCAtgagcctggcgggccaccaggctttgcACCAGGCTAAGtggtgtttgtttattttaaatagggtTTTTCATACACCATTCACAGTGACAGTGAAAACAGATTAAGCTATGTTTATAGCTGACTCATTGAACTAGTGCGAGGTGTGCGCACCGATTGCACCGACTCTGCACCTTTCCATTGATCTCAC encodes:
- the hcfc1a gene encoding host cell factor 1a produces the protein MSAPGSAVSGTTPSVLQPRWKRVLGWSGPVPRPRHGHRAVAIKELMVVFGGGNEGIVDELHVYNTATNQWFIPAVRGDIPPGCAAYGFVCDGTRLLVFGGMVEYGKYSNDLYELQASRWEWKKLKAKNPKNGPPPCPRLGHSFSLVGNKCYLFGGLANDSEDPKNNIPRYLNDLYTLELRPGSSVVGWDIPITYGVLPPPRESHTAVVYTEKMTRKSRLIIYGGMSGCRLGDLWTLDIDTLTWNKPSVGGTAPLPRSLHSATTITNKMYVFGGWVPLVMDDVKVATHEKEWKCTNTLACLNLDSMCWETVLMDTLEDNIPRARAGHCAVAINSRLYVWSGRDGYRKAWNNQVCCKDLWYLETERPHAPARVQLVRANTNSLEVSWGAVSTADTYLLQLQKYDIPATPAVASPATSATPSQPVNSPKSPALAAAAPSAQSLQQTAVLKVAAQQAATGASVVTVRPSQPGKSPVTVTSLPPGVRMVVPTQTTQGSPIGSSPQMSGMAALAAAAAATQKIPPSSGGTVLNVPAGATILKTVAVSPGTTTVKVASPVMVSNPATRMLKTAAAQVGTATASSPTTTRPIITVHKSGAVTVAQQAQVVTTVVGGVTKTITLVKSPLTMGSSGTLISNLGKMMSVVQTKPVQTSAVTGQASTNPLTQIIQTKGPLPAGTILKLVTSADGKPTTIITTSQAGVTGNKPTILNISGVSPTTTKQGTTIIKTIPMSAIMTQPGATGVTSSAGMKTPITILTTKVMTTGTPGKIITAVPKLSTAAGQQGLTQVVLKGAPGQPGTILRTLPMSTVGGVRLVTPVTVSSVKPTVTTLVVKGTTGVTTLGTVTGTVSTSLAGATADSSSASLVTPITTLANIATLSSQVINTGAITVSAAQTSLTSTSTLPSSTMTVQNQPTQVTLITTPSGVEAQPVQDLPVSILASPTSEQPSSTEAGATGDGSGTVTLVCSNPPCETHDTGTTNTATTSSATIGAGQVCSNPPCETHETGTTNTATTSSATIGAGQVCSNPPCETHETGTTNTATTASSNMSTLRMCSNPPCETHETGTTNTATTATSNMGGTQQVCSNPPCETHVTGTTNTATQASSSMNAGETGTVQSSQSNPPSETHESGTSDSPSASTSSVGEDQSSTATGQIQRVCSNPPYETHETGTTNTATTATCNMETGEGTAAQQTEEGAEGTSTTEEAATTAATSVATTTQGRAITTVTQSTPAPGPSVPSISSITEGVSTAASSTEEPMQTEEPASAEAAPAEEPAAAMETQAEGEAATATALNLPSELMSEAQGTTLMVTGLSDEELAVTAAAEAAAQAAATEEAQALAIQAVLQAAQQAVMNEGDGSGESQQPTNIPIMLTQQELAALVQQQQQLQEAQAAAQQASVDTSMPTEGLAPADSLNDPSVESNGHNEMAASVTSAVASLLPRTTAETLAPSSTFAASISVASPAKLQAAATLAEVANGIEGEKQAPQPAPVKPVVKKENQWFDVGIVKVTNMVVTHFHVPGDDSQGDDDSGAVPDYGQMKKMELQPGTAYKFRVAGINACGRGTFSEISAFKTCLPGFPGAPCAIKISKSPDGAHLTWEPPSVTSGKIIEYSVYLAIQSSQTAEAKASTPAQLAFMRVYCGPNPSCLVQSSSLSNAHIDYTTKPAIIFRIAARNEKGYGPATQVRWLQESGKDATSAKPAPKRPGTSPDTKTTGPKKARTDQ